A genome region from Paludibacterium sp. B53371 includes the following:
- the metG gene encoding methionine--tRNA ligase — protein sequence MTSKRKILVTSALPYANGAIHLGHMVEHIQTDIWVRFQKMRGHTCHYVCADDTHGTPIMLAAEKQGMTPEALIERVRGEHLADFSGFHIGYDNYYSTNSPENKAFAEQIYLALRANGKIASRTIEQLYDPEKNMFLPDRFVKGECPKCGAKDQYGDNCEVCGATYGPTELKHPYSVVSGAKPVLKSSEHYFFRLGDCADFLKKWTAGSSRLADGRELPHLQPESLNKMNEWIEGGLQDWDISRDAPYFGFEIPDAPGKYFYVWLDAPIGYMASFKNLCDRSGLDFDEYFGPDSKAELVHFIGKDILYFHALFWPAMLKYAGLRAPTSVFAHGFLTVDGQKMSKSRGTFITAKSYLDCGLNPEWMRYYIAAKLNARIEDIDLSLEDFIARVNSDLVGKYINIASRAAGFISKRFAGKLAPSLADTALLQSLQAASEEIAAAFEAREYARALRDIMALTDQVNGYVDANKPWELARQEGSDARLHEVCSVLINAFRLLSIFLKPVLPKLAENVEGFLQVAPLRWEDAATLLLGHEIRPYQHLMTRVEQSQIDALIVANKQSIEAAKPASSLEPLAPTIGIEDFAKLDLRVGKVLDCQFVEGSSKLLQFTVDLGFEQRNIFSGIRKSYADPAKLIGRNVIVVANLAPRKMRFGVSEGMIVCAGLDEEHDFHLLDVDAGALPGWRLS from the coding sequence ATGACAAGCAAACGCAAGATTCTGGTGACCAGTGCACTGCCCTATGCCAACGGTGCCATCCACCTCGGTCATATGGTCGAGCACATCCAGACCGATATCTGGGTTCGGTTCCAGAAGATGCGTGGCCATACCTGTCACTATGTTTGCGCCGACGATACGCACGGTACGCCCATCATGCTGGCGGCCGAGAAACAGGGCATGACGCCGGAGGCGCTGATCGAGCGCGTGCGCGGCGAGCACCTGGCGGATTTCAGCGGTTTCCATATCGGCTACGACAACTATTACAGCACCAACTCGCCGGAAAACAAGGCGTTTGCCGAGCAGATCTATCTGGCACTGCGTGCCAATGGCAAGATCGCCAGCCGCACCATCGAGCAGCTCTACGATCCGGAAAAGAACATGTTTCTGCCGGACCGCTTCGTCAAAGGCGAGTGCCCGAAGTGTGGCGCCAAGGATCAGTACGGTGACAACTGCGAAGTGTGCGGCGCCACCTATGGCCCGACCGAACTGAAGCATCCCTATTCGGTGGTTTCCGGTGCCAAGCCGGTGCTGAAGAGCTCGGAGCATTATTTCTTCCGTCTGGGCGATTGTGCCGACTTCCTGAAGAAGTGGACCGCCGGCAGCTCGCGTCTGGCCGATGGTCGCGAACTGCCGCACCTGCAGCCCGAGTCGCTCAACAAGATGAATGAGTGGATTGAAGGCGGCCTGCAGGATTGGGATATTTCGCGTGACGCGCCGTATTTCGGTTTCGAGATTCCGGATGCGCCGGGCAAGTATTTCTATGTCTGGCTGGATGCGCCGATCGGCTACATGGCTTCGTTCAAGAATCTGTGCGATCGCAGCGGTCTGGACTTCGACGAGTACTTCGGGCCGGATTCCAAGGCCGAGCTGGTACATTTCATCGGCAAGGACATCCTGTATTTCCACGCCCTGTTCTGGCCGGCGATGCTGAAGTATGCCGGTCTGCGTGCGCCGACCAGCGTTTTTGCCCACGGCTTCCTGACCGTGGATGGTCAGAAGATGTCCAAGTCGCGCGGGACGTTCATTACCGCCAAGAGCTATCTGGATTGTGGTCTGAATCCGGAGTGGATGCGCTATTACATTGCCGCCAAGCTCAATGCCCGCATCGAGGACATCGACCTGTCGCTGGAAGATTTCATTGCCCGCGTCAATTCGGATCTGGTTGGCAAGTACATCAACATCGCCTCGCGTGCTGCCGGTTTCATCAGCAAGCGCTTTGCCGGCAAGCTGGCGCCGTCGCTGGCTGATACCGCGCTGCTGCAGTCCCTGCAGGCGGCCAGCGAGGAGATCGCCGCCGCCTTCGAGGCACGGGAGTATGCCCGTGCGCTGCGTGACATCATGGCGCTGACCGATCAGGTCAATGGCTATGTGGATGCCAACAAGCCCTGGGAGCTGGCGCGTCAGGAGGGCAGCGATGCCCGTCTGCACGAGGTGTGCAGCGTGCTGATCAATGCCTTCCGCCTGCTGAGCATCTTCCTCAAGCCGGTCCTGCCGAAGCTGGCGGAAAACGTCGAGGGCTTCCTGCAAGTGGCGCCGCTGCGCTGGGAAGATGCGGCGACCCTGTTGCTGGGGCATGAGATCCGTCCGTATCAGCATCTGATGACTCGGGTGGAGCAGTCGCAGATCGATGCCCTGATCGTGGCCAACAAGCAGTCGATCGAGGCGGCCAAGCCAGCGTCCAGCCTGGAGCCGCTGGCCCCGACCATTGGTATCGAGGATTTTGCCAAGCTGGATCTGCGCGTCGGCAAGGTGCTGGATTGCCAGTTTGTCGAAGGCTCCAGCAAGCTGCTGCAGTTCACCGTCGACCTCGGTTTCGAGCAGCGCAATATCTTCTCCGGTATTCGCAAGAGCTATGCAGATCCGGCTAAGCTGATCGGCCGCAATGTGATCGTGGTCGCCAACCTGGCGCCGCGCAAGATGCGTTTCGGGGTGTCGGAAGGGATGATTGTCTGCGCCGGGCTGGACGAGGAGCATGACTTCCATCTGCTGGATGTCGATGCCGGCGCCTTGCCGGGCTGGCGTCTCAGTTAA
- a CDS encoding MFS transporter, with translation MQKHAALSPATLLFPLALVLFEFSVYIANDMIQPGMLAVVREFGVDASWVPTSMTGFLLGGALLPWLMGPLSDHIGRRPVMLWGVAFFILACLGSLWSHDIISFMVLRVLQGMGLCFISAVGYATIQEAYEERAAVKVTALMANVALIAPLVGPVAGAAMVNVWPWRASFLVIAVFAAISFVGLIASMPETVVRGEQAFSAGKLARDYRTVFANRRFVASALCIPLLALPLLGWIALSPVMLVQDAGMSILQYGLWQLPVIGALIAGNLLLVKFGDRWPLGHSVAVGRLPALAGVAVIVAGVLFPAVKFYFLIAGMSLITLGEGLAFAVLYRFALTATDIAKGAVAASMTMISMAVYACGIEGLKKAYLQGGYAGYALLVLVLALMFFLLSRRMVGVAMADRAPGGRLAEKGA, from the coding sequence ATGCAGAAACACGCGGCGCTCTCTCCCGCTACCCTGTTGTTCCCGCTCGCTCTGGTTTTGTTCGAATTCTCGGTTTACATCGCCAATGACATGATTCAGCCCGGCATGCTGGCCGTGGTGCGTGAATTCGGTGTCGATGCCTCCTGGGTGCCGACCTCGATGACCGGTTTCCTGCTCGGCGGCGCCTTGCTGCCCTGGCTGATGGGGCCGCTGTCCGATCATATCGGCCGTCGTCCGGTCATGCTGTGGGGTGTGGCGTTCTTTATTCTCGCCTGCCTGGGCAGCCTGTGGTCGCATGACATCATCAGTTTCATGGTGCTGCGCGTGTTGCAGGGTATGGGGCTGTGCTTCATTTCGGCAGTCGGCTACGCCACCATTCAGGAAGCGTATGAAGAACGTGCCGCAGTCAAGGTGACGGCGTTGATGGCCAATGTGGCGCTGATTGCGCCGCTGGTTGGTCCGGTAGCCGGTGCGGCCATGGTGAATGTCTGGCCCTGGCGCGCCAGTTTCCTGGTGATTGCGGTTTTCGCGGCGATTTCGTTCGTGGGCCTGATTGCTTCGATGCCGGAAACCGTGGTGCGCGGCGAGCAGGCCTTCAGTGCCGGCAAGCTGGCACGTGATTATCGCACCGTGTTCGCCAATCGCCGCTTTGTCGCCTCTGCCCTGTGCATTCCGCTGCTGGCGCTGCCGCTGCTGGGCTGGATTGCGTTGTCGCCGGTGATGCTGGTGCAGGATGCCGGCATGTCGATCCTGCAGTATGGCCTGTGGCAGTTGCCGGTGATCGGCGCGTTGATCGCCGGCAATCTGTTGCTGGTCAAGTTCGGCGACCGCTGGCCGCTGGGCCACTCGGTGGCCGTTGGTCGTCTGCCGGCCCTGGCGGGGGTGGCAGTGATTGTGGCCGGGGTCTTGTTTCCGGCCGTGAAGTTCTATTTCCTGATTGCCGGCATGAGCCTGATTACCCTGGGTGAGGGCCTGGCTTTTGCCGTACTGTACCGTTTTGCCCTGACGGCGACGGATATCGCCAAGGGGGCCGTGGCAGCCAGCATGACCATGATCTCGATGGCGGTTTACGCCTGCGGGATCGAGGGGCTGAAAAAGGCCTATCTGCAAGGGGGCTATGCCGGATATGCCCTGCTGGTACTGGTGCTGGCGCTGATGTTCTTCCTGCTGTCGCGCCGCATGGTGGGGGTGGCCATGGCCGACCGCGCACCGGGCGGTCGTCTGGCAGAAAAGGGCGCGTGA
- the apbC gene encoding iron-sulfur cluster carrier protein ApbC: MSKQIDTILASQIDPITRKAYRCKNLQHDAQGIRFDVVLPYPANSRLGKVRAQFETALAEVAEGRPLTINVSSQVISHAAQRGVPLIPGIKNIIAVASGKGGVGKSTTAVNLALALAAEGARVGLLDADIYGPSQPLMMGVTGSRPESPDGKHIKPVLSHGVQVMSIGFLVDTDQAMVWRGPMVSQALQQLLNDTQWDDLDYLVIDLPPGTGDIQLTLAQKVPVTGAVIVTTPQDIALLDARKGLKMFEKVGVPILGLVENMAIHVCSHCGHAEHIFGSGGGERMASEYGVELLGSLPLDIAIRTATDQGSPTVVSAPDSAAAASYRELAQRVAVKVGEQAQDFSSKFPKIVIKHN; encoded by the coding sequence ATGAGCAAGCAGATCGATACCATTCTGGCCAGCCAGATCGACCCGATTACCCGCAAAGCCTACCGCTGCAAGAACCTGCAGCACGACGCGCAAGGCATCCGCTTCGATGTCGTCCTGCCCTACCCGGCCAACAGCCGCCTGGGCAAAGTACGCGCGCAGTTCGAGACCGCACTGGCCGAGGTGGCGGAAGGACGCCCGCTGACCATCAACGTCAGCAGCCAGGTGATCAGCCATGCCGCCCAGCGTGGCGTGCCGCTGATTCCCGGCATCAAGAACATCATCGCCGTGGCCTCCGGCAAGGGCGGCGTCGGCAAATCCACCACCGCCGTCAACCTGGCGCTGGCACTGGCCGCCGAAGGCGCTCGCGTCGGTTTGCTGGATGCCGACATCTACGGCCCGTCGCAGCCGCTGATGATGGGCGTGACCGGCAGTCGCCCCGAGTCGCCGGACGGCAAGCACATCAAGCCGGTGCTCAGCCATGGCGTGCAGGTCATGTCGATCGGCTTCCTGGTCGACACCGACCAGGCCATGGTGTGGCGCGGCCCGATGGTTTCGCAGGCACTGCAGCAATTGCTCAATGACACCCAGTGGGACGACCTCGACTACCTGGTGATCGACCTGCCCCCGGGTACCGGCGACATCCAGCTCACCCTGGCCCAGAAAGTCCCGGTCACCGGCGCCGTGATCGTCACCACCCCGCAGGACATTGCCCTGCTCGATGCCCGCAAGGGCCTCAAGATGTTCGAAAAAGTCGGCGTGCCGATCCTCGGGCTGGTCGAGAATATGGCCATTCATGTCTGCTCGCACTGCGGCCACGCCGAACACATTTTCGGCAGCGGCGGCGGTGAGCGCATGGCCAGCGAATATGGCGTCGAGCTGCTGGGCTCGCTGCCGCTGGATATCGCCATCCGTACCGCCACCGACCAGGGCAGCCCGACCGTGGTCAGCGCCCCGGACAGCGCCGCCGCTGCCAGCTATCGCGAGCTGGCGCAGCGTGTCGCCGTCAAGGTCGGCGAACAGGCGCAGGACTTCAGCAGCAAGTTCCCCAAGATCGTGATCAAGCACAACTGA
- the murI gene encoding glutamate racemase yields the protein MIAMFDSGLGGLSVWRAVTRALPQWPVSYFADQAYLPYGEKTREQLTERSLRIGRFLADQGAAILIVPCNTATSAAVDAMRQALPLPIIGIEPAVKPAAAASRTGRIAVLATEFTLKSARFRSLLQRHAGKVEVLPRPGTGWVEQVESGDLDSAQARDTVRQVIEPLLTENVDHIVLGCTHYPFLAPLIREIAGPDVILDDPADAIARRAVALLAGKMPAQPHDYRFYTTANPADMSDVLPVLIGQPYPVQQAGI from the coding sequence ATGATTGCCATGTTCGACTCCGGCCTGGGCGGGCTCTCGGTCTGGCGTGCCGTGACCCGGGCCCTGCCACAGTGGCCGGTCAGCTATTTCGCCGACCAGGCCTACCTGCCCTACGGCGAAAAAACCCGCGAGCAACTGACCGAGCGCAGCCTGCGCATCGGCCGCTTCCTGGCCGATCAGGGCGCGGCCATTCTGATCGTGCCCTGCAATACCGCCACCAGCGCCGCCGTCGATGCCATGCGCCAGGCCCTGCCCCTGCCGATCATCGGCATCGAGCCGGCGGTCAAGCCGGCGGCCGCAGCCAGCCGCACCGGTCGCATTGCCGTGCTGGCCACCGAATTCACGCTGAAAAGTGCCCGCTTCCGCTCCCTGCTGCAGCGCCATGCAGGCAAGGTGGAAGTCCTGCCCCGTCCCGGCACCGGCTGGGTCGAACAGGTCGAGTCCGGCGACCTCGACAGCGCACAGGCGCGAGACACCGTGCGCCAGGTGATCGAACCTTTACTGACAGAAAATGTCGACCACATTGTTCTGGGCTGTACCCACTATCCGTTTCTGGCACCGCTGATCCGCGAGATCGCCGGCCCCGACGTGATACTGGATGACCCGGCGGACGCCATTGCCCGCCGCGCCGTGGCGCTGCTGGCTGGCAAGATGCCTGCCCAGCCCCATGACTACCGTTTTTACACCACGGCCAATCCGGCCGACATGTCCGACGTATTACCGGTTCTGATCGGACAACCGTACCCGGTGCAGCAAGCCGGCATCTGA
- a CDS encoding DMT family transporter, with translation MHKTPSPMHYLMLMAIALIWGAQFIFNQIVIHELPPLTLAAGRAAIGALTLAGIGLFMPDERRHAAVAARRLLPTYLLLAFFEALLPLFLLGWGQARVESSVASILMGTIPIFTILLAPAFVQGKHWSLSSITSVAAGFVGIVILVAPGLSGNWADNLLGELAVLGSAASVSVSLLMFNRLGNLSPVITVRNILALAALPLIVLALIIDRPWQLHVSHQTLLSLLILGVFCAGIVYLMFARLIQMAGSVFTSLTNYLVPLVGVLIGAFIGGERVGLHAWIALLFIASALVFNQPALLRRWFKR, from the coding sequence ATGCACAAAACACCCAGCCCAATGCATTACCTGATGCTGATGGCCATTGCCCTGATCTGGGGGGCCCAATTCATCTTCAACCAGATCGTGATTCACGAACTGCCGCCGCTGACCCTGGCGGCCGGCCGGGCGGCCATCGGTGCCCTGACCCTGGCCGGCATCGGCCTGTTCATGCCGGATGAGCGCCGCCACGCCGCCGTGGCAGCCCGTCGCCTGCTGCCCACCTATCTGCTGCTGGCCTTCTTCGAAGCCCTGCTGCCGCTGTTCCTGCTCGGCTGGGGCCAGGCACGCGTGGAGAGCAGCGTGGCCTCGATCCTGATGGGCACCATTCCGATCTTCACCATCTTGCTGGCACCGGCCTTTGTCCAGGGCAAACACTGGAGCCTGTCCTCGATCACCAGCGTGGCCGCCGGCTTTGTCGGCATCGTGATCCTGGTCGCCCCCGGCCTGTCGGGCAACTGGGCAGACAACCTGCTGGGCGAACTGGCCGTGCTGGGCTCTGCCGCCAGCGTCTCGGTCAGCCTGCTGATGTTCAACCGCCTGGGCAATCTGTCGCCGGTCATCACCGTGCGCAACATCCTGGCGCTGGCCGCCTTGCCGCTGATCGTGCTGGCGCTGATCATCGACCGGCCCTGGCAGCTGCATGTCAGCCATCAGACCCTGCTGTCCCTGCTGATTCTCGGCGTCTTCTGCGCCGGCATCGTCTATCTGATGTTTGCCCGCCTGATCCAGATGGCCGGCTCGGTCTTCACCTCACTGACCAACTACCTGGTACCGCTGGTCGGCGTCCTGATCGGCGCCTTCATTGGCGGCGAGCGCGTCGGCCTGCACGCCTGGATTGCCCTGCTGTTCATTGCTTCGGCGCTGGTATTCAACCAGCCGGCCCTGTTGCGTCGCTGGTTCAAACGATGA
- a CDS encoding dicarboxylate/amino acid:cation symporter, with protein sequence MKSKKLTLFILLGMVLGILTGMFVRSGTTDPAALKSFADNVGMLTDIFLRLIKMIIAPLVFTTLVAGIARMGDGKSVGRVGAKTLMWFISASLLSLTLGLIMVNLFKPGVAVNLPLPDLHADAGIKASAMSVKDFITHAFPKSVFEAMANNEILQIVVFSLFFGTACAALGERAKLLVDLMDVAAHVMLKVTGYVMAVAPVAVFAALAATVTKDGLAILGTYGKFLGEFYLSIGLLWTLLIFIGFLFIGPRVLTLVRSIREPLLLSFSTASSEAAYPKTLEQLERFGVSNKIASFVLPMGYSFNLDGSMMYCTFATIFLAQAFNIPLTLTQEITMLLMFMVTSKGMAGVPRASLVVIAAMLPQFNIPEAGLLLILGIDHFLDMGRSATNVMGNSIATAVVAKWENELKH encoded by the coding sequence ATGAAGTCAAAGAAACTCACCCTGTTCATCCTGCTCGGCATGGTACTGGGCATCCTGACCGGGATGTTCGTCCGCTCCGGCACGACGGACCCTGCTGCACTCAAGTCCTTCGCCGACAACGTCGGCATGCTGACCGACATCTTCCTGCGCCTGATCAAGATGATCATCGCCCCGCTGGTCTTCACCACCCTGGTGGCCGGCATTGCCCGCATGGGCGATGGCAAGAGCGTGGGCCGCGTCGGTGCCAAGACCCTGATGTGGTTCATCTCGGCCTCGCTGCTGTCGCTGACCCTGGGCCTGATCATGGTCAACCTGTTCAAGCCGGGTGTGGCCGTCAACCTGCCGCTGCCTGACCTGCACGCCGATGCCGGCATCAAAGCCAGCGCCATGAGCGTCAAGGACTTCATCACCCACGCCTTCCCCAAGAGCGTGTTCGAAGCCATGGCCAACAACGAAATCCTGCAGATCGTGGTGTTCTCGCTGTTCTTCGGCACCGCCTGCGCCGCCCTGGGCGAACGCGCCAAGCTGCTGGTCGATCTGATGGACGTTGCCGCCCATGTCATGCTGAAAGTCACCGGCTACGTCATGGCCGTGGCCCCGGTCGCCGTCTTCGCCGCCCTGGCAGCCACCGTCACCAAGGATGGCCTGGCCATCCTCGGCACCTATGGCAAGTTCCTCGGCGAGTTCTACCTGTCGATCGGCCTGCTGTGGACCCTGCTGATTTTCATCGGCTTCCTGTTCATCGGCCCGCGCGTCCTGACCCTGGTGCGCTCGATCCGCGAACCGCTGCTGCTGTCCTTCTCGACCGCCAGCTCCGAAGCCGCCTATCCGAAGACCCTCGAGCAACTGGAACGCTTCGGCGTCTCCAACAAGATCGCCAGCTTCGTGCTGCCGATGGGCTACTCGTTCAACCTTGACGGCTCGATGATGTATTGCACCTTCGCCACCATCTTCCTGGCGCAGGCCTTCAATATCCCGCTGACCCTGACCCAGGAAATCACCATGCTGCTGATGTTCATGGTGACTTCCAAGGGCATGGCCGGTGTGCCGCGCGCGTCGCTGGTGGTGATTGCCGCCATGCTGCCGCAATTCAACATCCCGGAAGCCGGCCTGCTGCTGATCCTCGGCATCGACCACTTCCTGGACATGGGCCGCTCCGCCACCAACGTGATGGGCAACTCGATTGCCACCGCCGTCGTGGCCAAGTGGGAAAACGAGCTCAAGCACTGA